DNA sequence from the Bacteroidales bacterium genome:
TCTGTTACTTATTTCTGATAAAGATTTGAAAATTTCATGGGCATTATCAGAAATTCCTTTAGACTGATTATAAAAATTTTTAAAATTAGAATTCAGACCCAAAAAATCATCCGATGAACATTTATGAAGATCAATAATCTGCTCATCAATAGTCATTATTATTGATGAGATTTCCTTAATAACCAAATCATTTAACAATATTGAATTTTTTTTACTCATTATTTTGCACTAAAAAAATATTAGTGGTTATGGAAAATACTCTACTTATTTGATAAAACTAATTGTAAGCTCAAGTTCTCTATAATAAATATTCCTTAAACTTGGAAAGGAATATAGGAATGTCAATTGGCTTTGCAAAAAAATCAACAGCACCCAACCTCCTACATATTTCAACATTTTCTTTGGTACTCACTGCAGATACAACCACTACAGGTATTTCCGATGTAGAAAGGTTAGATTTTAATTTTTCTAAGATTTCAAAACCACTTACTTGAGGCATAAGTAAATCAAGAAGGATAAGATCGGGTTTTTTACGTTCAATAATTGCAAAAGCTTCTTTTGCACTTAAAGCAACATCTGTACTATAACCTTCTTCTTGAAGAATTGCTTCGAGTAAAACAAGGTTTGTTGTAGAGTCATCTACAATTAGTATTGAAGTTAAATTATTTTTATCCATTATTTTTTTATTAACTGAATATCTTATGTTCAAATTATTCTTTCAAATATTAAAAACCATAGTATAAAACAACCTTTCCTAATAAATAGAAATTTAAAATCGTGTTGTTTCGCTTAAAAGATATGGTAAACATTTAACCCCAAATTTATAATCCTTTTAATTACTTAAGAAACCTTTATAGTGATATTCCTTTTATTAATAAATGATTTAGATCATCGCATAAAATTATAATAAAATTTAAATTAGAATCATGTTATTTCTTACTTTTACAAAAAACCATTTAAGAAAATGGAAACTCCAATTATAAGTACTAATGAAAATTTTAGTTTTGCCCCATTAAGTTCCTTATTAAAGAGCTCTGAAAAAGATTCACTCAATTTGAATACAAATTTAGTTGAATATTCAAAGCGTGACACAATTATAAAGCAGAGTGCTAGATCTTCCCATATAATTTATATTAATAAAGGGTTAATTAAAATATCCAAAGAATTAAGGAAAGGGAAAAGTTTGATTCTAAATATAATAGGACCTAATAATTTCGTAGGAATCAGCTCTGTTTTTGGAAGCGACACTTATAATTTTTCGGTAACAGCAATTGAACCAACGGTTGTTTCTTTTATTGATACAGTTTTTTTTAAGGATATTATTGTTAAAAATGGAGCAATAGGGCTTGAGCTTATTTCTCAAATAAGCCGAAACAACATTGATATGACGGATAAATTATCTAGTTTACTTTACAAACAGCTGCCTGGAAGGGTTGCTGATATAATTATTTATTTTTCGGAAGATATCTATAAAAATGAAACATTTACTTTTCCCTTAACTAGACAGGAACTTGCTGAACTAGCTGGTACAACTAAAGAGAGCATTATCAGAACTTTATCTGAGTTTAAACATGATAAAATTATTGATATTGAAAGAAATATTGTTTCGGTTTTGAGTCCTAAGATTATTCATACTCTTAGTCGGCTTGGATAATTATGATTACTAATATCTCAATATTAAAATGGATTATCGAATTTTAGTTGTGGATGATATTTATATCAATAGATTATTGTTAAAAGAAATCGTAAAAAAAATTTGTACATATTGTTTTGAGGCTCAAAATGGTAAGGAAGCTATTGATATTTTAGTTCGTGAAGATATTGATGTTGTACTTATGGATATTGAAATGCCAGTGATGAACGGAATAGAAACTACAAAATACATCAGAGAATCTCTATCTCCACCTAAAAAACACACCCCTATAATAGCCCTTACCGCACATAACCCCAACAACTTTTTTACCGATTTTCACAATGTTGGCTTTAATCAATTACTAACTAAACCATACTCAATAGACTCTCTATTTGAATGCATTAAAAGTGTTTGCAATAAAAAATAAACCACCTCCTTCAAAGGGAGTGCTATTCTTTTATCTGAAATTCCATCTTTACCTAACTTTTATTCATCTTGAAACCTTTAGAACTTCCAAGATTTTAAACAAACTTCTGATATCCACTTCAAAGATACCTGCATTAATCTTGATTTATAGCTTAAAAAGGGTGAACCCTTTCTAATTTTATAATATTAACTTACTTGATTTTCAAATTAAAAACAAAATTGCTCCCATCAAAAAATGTTTGTATTTTTGGATAAAATAGGATAAACTACTTCGACATGAATAGCAAGGAGTTAACCGAATTAATTCGTCAAAACACTAGAATAATTCTTCCAGAATTTGGAGCTTTTCTAGTAAAAGATAATGGCGAAAAGGAATTTAATCCCAATAATGTCTCATTTAGCCCATTCCTAAGATACAATGATGGGATGCTTGAAGTATTCATTGCAAAAAGTAAAGGGATAAGCAAAGAAGAGGCTTCAAAAGATGTTCGTGATTTTATTGAAACAATAAAAAACGAGTTACTTGAAAAAGGGGTATTCCCGATTGAAGGGCTTGGGTTACTTAAACGCGATCAAAGAGGTAGTCTATCGTTTACACTATTGCTTCCCAATGAAATAAAAACTCAATCAGAGGTTTCAACTACTGAGAAACCAGTTTCTAAGAAAAAAAAACAGAACGAGAACGTTGAACCAATAGAAACTTTTGATGATAAAAAAGATGTTTGGCTAGAAAAGGATAACCCAATTGTTGACAATGAAGTATCAGAAATAAAGTCTCTTAAAACGGCAGTATCTAAAGCGCAGGTTGAAAAGTTAACCGTATCCAAAAAAAACACCAAATCAACAAAAATAACTGATGGTACAGAGCAAGTGCCTACTTCTGAAATAGTTAATAACACATATGTTGAGACAAAAATAGAATTAGAAAAAGAAGTAGCACTCTCACCTGAACCATTACTTTCACAAGAAACAGAATTAACTGAAAAGGTAATTGAGATTAATGAAATAAAAGACAAAAAGGTTGAAAATGAGAAGATTGTTGACCCCAATGAACCAATTATTGAAAAAAAGAAGAAAATGGGATTTAAAAGATTTATTTACACAGGGATTGCAATTGCCGTAATAGTTTTACTGGTTTTGTTAATAAAAAACTACTACTTAGCCCCAGATGTAGAATCATTAAATGACAGCTTATCAACAATCAGAACTCCTGAAAAAGACATTACTAGAATAGATGCCAAAGAAAAAATTGAGAACCCTAAAGACGATATTGATAAAACTTTCAATGAGTTAGAATCCGACAAGCAAAAAAAGCAGATTAAGACAAAAGAGCAAATCAAAAAAGAAGAATCACAAGAAGAGGCTATTAAAAATGCAGTGATCAAAAATAATCAAAACAATGCAATCGCAGGAATTAAATACCATATCATTGCCGGAAGTTTTAAGAGCCGTAAACTCGCAGATAAGTATTTAAGTGAATTGAAAAAATCGGGCTATAAACCAACGATTGTAATTCAACCCTCTGGTATGAATGCGGTGACAATAGGCTCATACTCAACTCGAGGTGAAGCTGAAAAAGAAATGAAAAAACATAAAGAAAAACTCACAAATCTCTGGATATTAAAAAAATAAATTGAGGTGTTTATTTAAATACTATTATTAGATTTGCATTCTAACCATAGAACGCATGAAGTTTACAGGGGAAAACATAATAGAATTTTCAGGCAGGTTTAAAGACGACTTTTCGTGCTTGGAGTA
Encoded proteins:
- a CDS encoding response regulator, translated to MDYRILVVDDIYINRLLLKEIVKKICTYCFEAQNGKEAIDILVREDIDVVLMDIEMPVMNGIETTKYIRESLSPPKKHTPIIALTAHNPNNFFTDFHNVGFNQLLTKPYSIDSLFECIKSVCNKK
- a CDS encoding response regulator; the protein is MDKNNLTSILIVDDSTTNLVLLEAILQEEGYSTDVALSAKEAFAIIERKKPDLILLDLLMPQVSGFEILEKLKSNLSTSEIPVVVVSAVSTKENVEICRRLGAVDFFAKPIDIPIFLSKFKEYLL
- a CDS encoding Crp/Fnr family transcriptional regulator, with amino-acid sequence METPIISTNENFSFAPLSSLLKSSEKDSLNLNTNLVEYSKRDTIIKQSARSSHIIYINKGLIKISKELRKGKSLILNIIGPNNFVGISSVFGSDTYNFSVTAIEPTVVSFIDTVFFKDIIVKNGAIGLELISQISRNNIDMTDKLSSLLYKQLPGRVADIIIYFSEDIYKNETFTFPLTRQELAELAGTTKESIIRTLSEFKHDKIIDIERNIVSVLSPKIIHTLSRLG